One region of Nothobranchius furzeri strain GRZ-AD chromosome 16, NfurGRZ-RIMD1, whole genome shotgun sequence genomic DNA includes:
- the foxi1 gene encoding forkhead box protein I1 yields MNAFGHQAPNHQTSPIQHHSAQELLDMYCDNYGVYQQNIHHHHPQRPPTHSSSYGLGEYTSPSTNPYLWGINSSPYLTGNNGSSYIQSGYGSNQRQFLPPPSGFGGADLGWLSLSSQQELFKMVRPPYSYSALIAMAIQNAQDKKLTLSQIYQYVADNFPFYKKSKAGWQNSIRHNLSLNDCFKKVARDEDDPGKGNYWTLDPNCEKMFDNGNFRRKRKRRADAADGSALPVKSEDNGALNKLSDTGSLLSSSPPSLHGSPASTEPKSSPSPSAEHSPCFSSFVSGVNSLLAGSGGERDYGSGHLGGLTQGNREGMSGLGSYSPTLIPPLNSDNNRMNYYASVPSISNHFSVNNLIYSREGTEV; encoded by the exons ATGAACGCTTTTGGACACCAGGCACCGAACCATCAGACCAGCCCCATTCAGCACCACAGCGCGCAGGAGCTCCTGGACATGTACTGCGACAACTACGGTGTTTACCAGCAGaacatccaccaccaccacccccagagGCCGCCGACTCACTCCTCCAGCTACGGCCTCGGAGAGTACACCTCCCCGTCCACCAACCCCTACCTCTGGGGCATCAACTCCTCGCCGTACCTTACAGGGAACAATGGCTCCTCATACATCCAGTCTGGATACGGGTCGAACCAGAGGCAGTTCCTGCCTCCTCCCTCCGGATTCGGTGGCGCAGACCTGGGCTGGCTGTCCCTGTCCAGTCAGCAGGAGCTCTTCAAGATGGTCCGACCTCCCTACTCCTACTCAGCGCTGATCGCCATGGCCATCCAGAACGCACAGGACAAGAAGCTGACCCTAAGTCAGATTTATCAGTATGTGGCTGACAACTTTCCTTTTTACAAGAAGAGCAAAGCTGGCTGGCAGAACTCAATCCGACACAACTTGTCTCTGAATGACTGTTTTAAGAAGGTGGCCCGGGACGAGGATGATCCAG GTAAAGGGAACTACTGGACTCTGGACCCCAACTGTGAGAAGATGTTCGATAACGGAAACTTCAGGCGCAAGAGGAAGAGACGCGCGGACGCGGCCGACGGCAGCGCGCTCCCGGTCAAATCAGAGGACAACGGTGCGCTCAACAAACTCTCCGACACCGGCAGCCTGCTGAGCTCATCCCCGCCAAGCCTGCACGGATCCCCGGCCTCCACAGAGCCCAAGTCGTCCCCGTCACCCTCCGCGGAGCACAGCCCCTGTTTCAGCAGCTTCGTGTCAGGCGTCAACTCGCTGCTGGCGGGCAGTGGAGGGGAGCGGGACTACGGCTCCGGACACCTCGGAGGGCTGACGCAGGGCAACAGGGAGGGCATGTCGGGACTGGGGTCCTACTCACCCACTTTAATCCCCCCTCTGAACTCTGACAACAACAGGATGAACTATTACGCATCCGTGCCAAGCATCTCCAACCATTTCAGTGTGAATAACCTCATCTACAGCCGAGAGGGAACAGAAGTTTAG